CAGAAGATTGCGCTGATTGTTCAAGACGGGTTCCGTCGTTCTGATGTCAGGTCGTCACTATGTGGGGAGGTGTATTGGAATGACAAGACACCGGTCCGTCAAGGCACCGGGTCCCAGCCATGGCCGCCCCAAGGGTGGCAGCGCCCTATACGTTTCAGCGCCAGCCATCCACCCTTGATTGCGCCGTGCCGCTCCAGCGCCTCGATCGCGTATTGCGAGCATGAGGGGGAATAGCGGCAGGTCGGCGGGATCAGGCGGCTCGGCCCCCATTGCCAGGCCTTGGCGATCCAGATCAGCGGCCGCTTCACCGGCGCGGCCCTCGCCTGCGGCGGCGCGAATCACCCTTGCCCTTCGCCGCGGCGGAGAGCGCGCGGGAGAGTTCGGCCGAAAGGTTGGAGAAATCGCGCTCCACCCCGCCATCGCGGCCGATCAGGACATGGTCGGTATCGGGCAGCCCCTGTTCGGGCAGAGCGGCGCGCAGAAGCGCACGAAAGCGCCGCTTCATCCGGTTGCGGACGACGGAATTGCCGATCTTCTTGGTGACCGTGATGCCGTAGCGGACACCCTGCCCGCCATTGGGGTGAGTCAGCAACACGAAACCGGGCCCTGCATTGCGCAGACCCCGGTTGGCGGCGAGAAAATCGGCGCGGCGCTTGAGCACCGCGGGCCTTGCTGGATCAGCCGATCCGTTTACGCACAAAGGTTCTTGCGACCGCGCTTGCGGCGGGCACGAAGCACCTTGCGGCCACCCGGGGTCGCCTTGCGCGCGAAGAAACCGTGGCGACGGGCGCGCACGAGGTTCGAAGGCTGGAAAGTCCGCTTCATCGGATCGTCCTCAAGTCTAGACGTTTGTGTTGCGGCCATTAGCCGCGCCAAATAAAAAAGTCGCCCGTGCCAGCGAAACCGGCAGGCGACCGTTTGCGATCGCGCCCCTACGCCAGCACAGGCCTCAGGTCAAGCTGGCATAGGCGATGCGGGGCGCGGTTTCGTCGACCGGCTCCTCGCGCACCTCGGGAGCGAGCCAGGGGCGCATGTCCTCCGCTTCGAGCCATAGCGCATCGCTATGGGGTACGGAATTGGTAAAGTCGTAGAAGGCCCGCGCCTGCGCGCTGGTCATTCCCATCTCGCGGTAGTAATCGAGATAGGCGCGGTTCTCTGGCGCATCCGGGGCGAAGTCCGCCGCCTCGCGCCCCTCCACATCGCGCCAGGAATGGACCGCGAATTCCGCGCCTTCCTCCAGCGTCTGCACCGCGCCCGCGAGGAACAGTTCGACTGCACCGGAGCGGACCGAACCGTGGGCGGGCACATGTGTCGCAAGGCCCGCCGCCCGGATCATCCGGCCGAGGCGCATGTTCGCCCGATCGTCGAGCGTCCCGGGGCATTCGACCATTTCCAGCCGGGTGAGACCGGGATGGTCGCGCAGAAGGGCTTCGAACCAGCGGGGGCTGTCCGAATCGGTCTCCCCCACGAGCATGGCCTTCCCGCCATCGACCACTCGGAACGGCCCGTATTGAAGGACGCCCGTCGCCATGCGCGGGCGATGCGTAGTGACGAAGCGCTGGGTCTCGCTGGTCTCCGGGCGCCACAGGGGCAGGTCGAGCGGCGGAGCTTCGAAGATTTCGGCCGCGATCACATCTTGCGGTCCGAGAACTGTCGGCGGCTGAATCCAGATAACCGGCAGCGATACCAGCGCGAAACCCTGAGCGGCGGCGGGCGCGCCGGTGAGCGCGGCAATCAGCGCGGCGATCGCGGCGAAGAGAGAGGAGATACGCGACATGGGGGCAGGGATGCCGCGCTGCGGGTTTCTCCATCGCCAACCGGTGTGCCTAACGGCGCGGTAAGCATCCTTCCCTCCCCACGCCCATCGGGCTCGACACCGGCCCGGTCTCCGGCCAGAAGGCGCGCAAGAAACTTACGGGGGTCGAGGGGTAGCATGGTCGCGCTGGTGAGAACGGTTGCCTATCTCGGGCTGGAGGCGCGCGCCGTGGAGGTGCAGTGCTCGATCGCGCCGGGCCTGCCCAAATTCAACATCGTGGGCCTTGCCGACAAGGCGGTGGGCGAGAGCAAGGAGCGCGTGCGCGCCGCCTTGTCCGCGATGGGCCTCGCCCTTCCGCCCAAGCGGATCACCATCAACCTGTCTCCCGCCGACCTCCCCAAGGAAGGTTCGCATTACGACTTACCAGTCGCGCTCGCCCTGCTCGCCAGCATGGGCGTGACCGATGCCGAACAGCTGGGCGACTGGGTCGCGGTCGGCGAACTGGCACTTGACGGCCGCATCGTGCCGAGCCCCGGCGTGCTGCTCGCCGCGCTCCATGCGAGCGAGGAGGAAGCTGGGCTGATCTGTCCGCGCGGGCAAGGCTCCGAAGCGAAATGGGCGAGCGAGGTGCCGGTTCTCGCCGCGCCCGATCTCACTGCCCTGCTCAATCATCTGAAAGGCACCGCGCAACTACCGGCGCCCGAGGCGGGCGAGGTCGAGGCGGGCGCTCCCGGGCCGGACCTCAAGCAGGTCAAGGGGCAGGAAACCGCCAAGCGCGCGCTCGAGATCGCGGCGGCGGGCGCGCACAACCTGTTGATGATCGGGCCGCCCGGCGCGGGCAAGAGCCTGCTGGCGAGCTGTCTTCCCGGCATCCTGCCCGACCTCACCGCGACCGAGGCGCTGGAAGTCAGCATGGTCCAGTCGGTCGCAGGCCTGCTGGAGGGCGGCCGGATCAGCCGCGCCCGCCCGTTCCGCGCGCCGCACCATTCGGCGAGCATGGCGGCGCTGACCGGGGGCGGGCTGAAAGTGAAACCGGGAGAGGTCAGTCTCGCCCATCTCGGCGTGCTGTTCCTCGACGAGCTGCCGGAATTCCAGCGCGCGGTGCTCGATTCGCTGCGCCAGCCGCTGGAGACCGGCAAGGTCGACGTCGCGCGGGCCAACGCGCATGTGAGCTTTCCCGCGCAGGTCCAGCTGGTCGCGGCGATGAACCCATGCCGATGCGGCCATCTGGGCGATCCGGCCCTTGCCTGTTCGCGCGCGCCGAAATGCGCGGCCGACTATCAGAGCAAGGTGTCCGGTCCCCTGCTCGACCGGATCGACCTGCATGTCGAGGTCGATCCGGTGAGCGCGGCCGATCTAGCCCTGCCCCCGCCCGCCGAAGGCACTGCGGAGGTAGCGGCGCGGGTCGCTGCCGCGCGCGCCATCCAGTCCGCCCGCGCCGAAGCACGCGGCACGCGGACCAATGCCGGGTTGGAGGGCGACGCTCTCGAACGGTTCGCGACGCCCGACGAACAGGGTCGAGCCCTGCTGATGCAGGCGGCGGAGGCGATGCGCCTGACCGCGCGGGGCTACACCCGCATCCTGCGCGTTGCGCGGACCATTGCGGACCTGGCGGGTTCCGAAGGGGTCGGCCGCATCCATGTGGCCGAAGCGCTCAGCTATCGTCGCCAGCCGCCGAGGGCCTGAGAAGGCGCTTCAACGCTCCTTTTCGGCCTGAACGATCCGGTTGCGCCCCTCGCCCTTGGCCCGGTAGAGCGCCTCGTCCGCGGCTCGCAGGGCGGCCCGGCGGTTCTCGTAGGCGAAGACATCGGCAAGACCGCCGGAGAAGGTGATCGCCCCGATCTTCTCGTCTGTCGTGCGGTTGACGAAGGACCGGTCGGACAGCCGCTCGCGCACCCAGTCGAGCCGCTCATGCGCCTCGCGCATCGTCATGTTGCGGAACAGCAGGACGAATTCGTCCCCCCCTTGTCGCGCCACATGGCAATTGTCGTTCGATGCGCGGGAGAGCGCCTGTGCGATCATCTGGATCACCCGGTCGCCGGTCTCGTGACCGTGCGTGTCGTTGACGATCTTGAAGTGATCGATGTCGCAAAAGGCGAGGCACAGCGGCTCCAGCTCGCCGCGCGCCTCGCGATAATGGCGTTCCAGCAACCCTTCGAAAGCGCGGCGGTTGGGCAGGCCGGTCAGATGATCGATTTCGGCCGCGCGCTGCGCCTTCTCCAGATTCTTGCGCAAGGACGCGGCCTCGCGCTCGCTGCGCTTCATCTCGCTCTCGGCCTGCCGCGTGCGTTCGAGCAGCGCCTTGGTGAGATCGGTCAGACTGGCGAGAAGCTGGCTGGTGGTTCCCGGCGATTCCATCGAACGCGTATGTTCGTTCAGAGCGATCTTGTAGTCGGTCGCCGCGCTCCGCGCCGTGCGGGCGGTGCGCGAGAAACTCTCGATCGATTCGTTGAGATCGGCATTGAGCCGCTCGAAATCGGCGAGATCGTCGGTGCGCCCCTCTTCCTCCTCGGCGATTGAATCGAACCAGGCCTGCGTGACCGGCTGGTCCTGTTCCTCGCGCTCCACGATCTTGCGCGCCAGTCTGAGGTCGATGCCCGACAGCGCGGCATGGGCGCGCAGGAGATTGGCCGCAGTAACTTCGAGATCGTGCCGCGCGAAGAAGTCGGAAATGCGATCCATCAAATCGCGCCCCGCCTTGCGCTCGCTGTGCGCAGAATGTCCCCCACGCGACAGCAGACTCATGACCGTGTTGGTAAAGCTCCGACTGGTTGCGCCGGTATCGTTCATTGCAATGGCCCGTCCTGTGATTGCGGCATCGCGACCAGATGCGGCTGTACGAGAGATGCCTAACAGGAGTTGGTTAACGAATGGCCTTTGCCGAAAATCTCGTGGGTTTTTGGGCGTCGCTGCCAGCATGACGTCACGCCGCCTTCTACCTATTGCTCTGCGTAGGGCGTGTTCTTGACCAGATGACGGTTGTAGTCTGGCGCGCCGTCGTCCCACCAGACGGGGCCGCGTTCGCCCAGCCCCACTTTCGCAGCATGAACGCGCGCACGGGCGACCTTCTCGGCGTCGGGATCGTCTGACCGAAGGGCTGCGCCGACGGCCCGGCGGGCATCCATCAGCTCTGCGACCAGTTCGTCGCGCTCGCGGGCGGGGATTTCGGGATTCGATGCCCGCCACAGCCTCCCGCGCACGATGATGTAGCGCCCGTCAGGAGTGGTTTCGGCCGGCACGGGAACGGCGCCGCGCTCAGGCGGACTGCGACTTCGCCTTGCCGGGATGGATGCTCGATCCCCGACCGGCGGGCTCCTTGGGTACGGCCTTGCTGCCATCCGCGCGCTGCCCCACGCTCGCGCGGTCGACCAGCCGCAAATCCTGAGGACCGAGCACGCGCCCGTCATGCCCGAGGATCGAGACCGGCCCTATCGGCAGCCGGTCGTTATCGTCGACCAGTACCGGGTTCTCGACCACTTCGGCACCGTATTTCTGGCCCCACTGCCGCAGGGCGATCATCGCGGGAAGGAGGTCGAACCCCTTTCCGGTCAGCCGATATTCGATCTTGCGGCGGTCCTGGTCCATGGGCTGGCGCGCGAGAATACCGTGCTCGACCAGCTTGGCGAGCCGGTTTGAAAGGATGTTGCGGGCGATTCCGAGTTCGCTCAGGAACTCCTCGAAGTGATGCAGGCCGTTGAAACTCGCCCGCAGGATCATGAAGCTCCAGCGTTCGCCCATCACCTCCAGCGCCTGCGGCAGGCCGCATTCTGTCAGCTCGCGCAGCGGCTCTCTCACCTCACCCATGGTATTCCTTCCCCTCGATCGAGAGCCTAGACCCAAAATGCCGCCCCGCAAAACCATTCGGGGTCGAGGGTCGGGACGGAACCCCGGTACGTGATCCCCAGGACCGGACGTCCCGCTAGGAAAGCAGGCCGCGGCGCACCAGATCGGCGCGCAAATTCGCGGCGCCGGTGAAATGATGCACCTGCCATCCGCGTTGGCGCGCCGCTTCGATATTGGCGGCATTGTCGTCGATGAAAAGCATGGCGCCGGGCGCAAGCCCGAACCGCCTTTCGGCCAGCGAGAAAATCGCCGGATCGGGCTTGGCAAGCTTCTCGCGCCCGGAAACGACGATGTCGCGAAACTTTTCGAAGACGGCTTGATCCGGCGCGAAGCCGTCCCAGAACTCGGCGCCGAAATTCGTGATCGCGAACAGCGGCACGCCGGCCTCGTCCAGTTCGCTCACGATCTCCAGGCTGCCGGGGACGGGTCCGGGAATGGTTTCGTTGAAGCGAGCGGCGTAGGCGTCGATCAATGCCGCATCCGCGGGAAACAGCGCCTTTCGCTCGGCCGTCATCTCGGCAAGCGTGCGGCCGCGGTCATGTTCGAAATGCCAGTCCTCGGTGACGACTTCTGACAGAATGCGGTCGAGTTCCGCCTTTTCCGGCACGAGCCTGGAGAAAAGATGGCGCAGATCCCATTCGAACAGGACCCGACCGACATCGAACACCACTGCTTCGATCAAGCCATTCGCCTTTCCGTAGGTTTGCCGCGCCCGCGCGGTTATGATTAACGCAATCGGCCCGCACTCCTGTCCGGAGCCGGGCCGTTTTGCAAAACCGAATGCGGCGTGAAAGTTACGCCGCGATTGGCCGGAGAATCAGCCCTGACGGGCCTTGAAGCGCCGGTTGGTCTTGTTGATGACGTAGGTCCGCCCGCGACGGCGGATCACGCGGCAGTCGCGATGGCGGTTCTTCAGCGACTTGAGGCTGTTGCGGACTTTCATGTCGGTCTCGTCTGTTCGGGCCGATGGACATCGGACGTCTGAAAACATAATGCGCGCCGGAGATGACCTCCGACGCGGCAATTTCAAGGCGGGTCGTTAGCTGCGCCATGCTCGCCGGTCAAGCATTTCGGCAGGCGGACCGCGCACCCGCAAGCCACCGCTTGCAACCGTGTGCGGTCGGTTGGTGCTATACCGGCCTCTCGACCGTTATCCGTTACATGACAACGGCCCGCCACGGAGAAACCACCATGATTCGCCGCATCCTTCCCCTGTCGCTTCTTTCCCTCTCGCTTGCAGCCTGCGCCACCACCGCCCCGCCAAGCCCCGTCGAGGTCTCTCGCTTCGTGGCTCAGGACAGCATCGCGCGGCTCGGCTCCGGCACCATCTTCGTTACCGCAGAAGGCGGGCTGGAGACCTCGGCCTATTCGGCGGCGGTCGCGCGCGAACTGCAACGGCTCGGCTACCGCGAGGGGCCGCGCACCAGCGCACAGCAGATCGCAGAGGTTCAGGTGGAGCGCTTCGTCATCGGTGCTTCCGGCCAGCGCTCGCCGGTCAGTGTCGGGGTAGGCGGTTCGACCGGCACCTTCGGATCGGGCGTGGGCCTTGGTCTCGGCATCAATCTTGGCGGCGGATCGCAGGAACGTATCGGCACCCAGATGGCCGTCAGGATCCGCGACAGGGCGTCAGGAGCTAGTCTGTGGGAAGCGCGTGCCGAGTTCGATGCAGGCCGGAACTCCGACCTTGCGGATCGGGAAGCGAGCGCCCAGAGGCTGGCCTCCGCCCTGTTCCGGAACTTTCCGGGCAACAATGGCGAGACGTATCAAGTGAGGAACGAAGTTTGAGCAGCATCCGGATCGATTCATCTTTCGACAGCGGCAATATCGAGGTTCTTTCGACCACCGGCGCGAGTGCCCGGCTGGCGATCCCTCGCGATCACATGAGCGAGTTCAAGCAGTGGTTCCACTTCCGCGTTTCGGGCGCGGCGGGGCGTGAGCTCGAACTCAACATCACCGGATTGAACGACAGCGCTTATCCCGATGGCTGGCCCGATTACGACGCCGTCGTTTCCGAAGACCGCGAATATTGGGGCCGCGCCTCATCTTCGTTCGACAAGGACGCCGACGGCGGCACGCTGACGATCCGCTACACTCCGGCGAGCGACCTCGCCTGGTTCGCCTATTTTGCACCCTATTCCATGGAGCGGCATCACGATCTGGTGGCCGAAAGCGCCGCCTGCGAGGGCGTGGACTATGTCCGCCTCGGCGCAACGCTGGACGGCCAGACGGTCGACTGCCTCGAACTGGGCGAAGGCGCGAAGCAGGTCTGGCTCTATGCCCGCCAGCATCCTGGCGAATCGATGGCCGAATGGTGGATGGAAGGCGCGCTCGAAGTGCTGACCGATCCTACCGATCCCGTCGCCATGGTGCTGCGCCGCGAATGCCGCTTCCACATCGTGCCCAACGTCAATCCCGACGGTTCGCGACGCGGCCATTTGCGGACGAACGCGGTCGGCACCAATCTCAACCGAGAATGGGCCGAGCCGACCGCGGAGAAATCGCCCGAGATCCTCGCGATCCGCAACCACATGGACGCGACCGGCGTCGATTTCGCGATGGACGTCCATGGGGACGAGGCGATCCCGGCGGCCTTCCTCGCCGGGTTCGAGGGCATCCCCTCCTGGACCGACGAGCAGGGCGAGCGTTTCTATCGCTACCAGCGCATTCTTGCGCGGCGGACGCCCGATTTCCAGACCGAGCTTGGCTATCCGAAATCGAAGCCAGGTACTGCCAATCTGGCGATCTCGACCAACCAGGTCGCGGAACGCTTCGGCTGCACCGCGATGACGCTGGAAATGCCGTTCAAGGACGTCACCTCGATGCCCGATCCGGCGCAGGGGTGGAGCCCCGAGCGGAGCAAGCTGCTGGCGCGCGATTGCCTCGCCGCGCTGGTCGAATGGCTGGAGCCGGAAGGCGATTGATCGGCGTCTCGCAGCCTTCGAGTATCTTCCGCGCGACTTCCTCGATCGATCCGGTGACGAGGAGTGGCTGCCCGCCGACGATGCCGACGCTGGTCTGGCCGTTCTCTGCGCTGCGGAGCCAGGCGACATTGGAAGCGACGACAAGATAATTGCCGCCGCGCGATTCGAGCTTGATGAACTTCATGGCCGCGATCTCTAGCGGCCATGGGTTAATGCCGGCTCTTCGTCCGTTAGTCTTTCAGTCGAGACTGGCCGGCCCGAAGGCGTCGGGCAGCAACGCGCTCAACCGCGTGCGGCGCACCTCATCGGGGCCGACGCAGAGTATCTCGGGATCGGTCCCACCGAGTTGCGCAAGTTCGTTCAGCACCTGACGGCAGCGGCCGCATGGCGTGATCGGCGTATTGCCCGGCCCCGTCACCGCAACAGCCTCCAGCCCGCCGCGCGCGCCGTCAGCCATCGCTTTCGAGACGGCTACCGTCTCCGCACACAACGCAAGGCCATAGCTCGCATTCTCGATGTTCGTGCCGGTCACCACGCTGCCGTCGGCAAAGCGCAGCGCGGCGCCCACGGGAAAGCGGGAATAGGGCGAATAGGAGCTGCCGGCAGCCTCGCGCGCAGCGGCGATCAGATCGTCATCGGTCATCGCCAGCGCCCTTAGGGCCGGACCACGACCCAACGCAACGGCCCGGGTGCCGCCTCTGTCTCGAGCGCGGTATTGGCGGTCCACATGATCCAAGGCCTGCCGCCATAGACCGGCTCGACCCGATTGCGGGTCAGCCAAAGATTGCGGTCGATGCGCGAAGCGATCGCGTACTCGTCCTCGAAATCCTCGGACGGCGCGAGAATGGCCGGCTTTCCGGCATGGGCCTCGATCTGGTTGACCAGCGTCAGCAACTCACTCTGGATCGCTGCGCGAGTGACGCGTGCGGGGCAATCCTCGGCGGTGCGGTCGAGCAGGATGGCGGGCGGCAGCAGCTCGGCGTCGCGCGGCACCACGGTCACGAAATTAGCCGACTGTCCGTCCGCCGCGATGCACGGGTCGAAGGTATGGACCATGCCGACCTGCAACCCCGCCTCACGCGCGGCGGCCAGGTTTTCGGCGAGCGCACGGTCCTGCCTCCGCGCGCCGTCGCTCGCCTCGAGATAGACGAATTTCGCGCCCAATCCGGCAAGCGTGTCCATTCGCACCGGGCCGTCGCGCGCGCCGACCAAGGCGCCCTGATCGGGCCATACGCTTTCGTCCGGCCGGAAGGTGCGTTGCTCCCACCACAGCCAGCCGGCGGCGATGAGGCCGGCCAGCAGGATTGCGCCGAACAGCCGCAATTTCCAGCCGCCACGACGGCGCCCGCCACGATGATTCGACCCGCCCCTGTTCCGGGATTTCCTGCGTACCATTGCTGCGTTTCAGACCTTGATGTGGAGGACGCAAATCAGCGTGAACAGCCGCCGCGCAGTGGCGAAGTCGGTCTCGACCTTGCCGTCGAGCCGCTCGATCAGCAGCTCGGTCGCGCGGTTGTGGATGCCGCGGCGGGCCATGTCGATCGTCTCGATCTCGCCCGGGGTCGCCTTGCGGATCGCCTGATAATAGCTGTCGCAGATCGCGAAATATTCGCGGATCGGCCGGCGGAAGCGGGCGAGGCCGAGGACCAGTTCCTCCAGCACCTCGCCCGCCGTGTCGGCGATGGTGAGCTTCAGCCGCCCGTCCATGACGGCCAGCGTGAGGTGGTACGGCCCGCCCGCCCCGCGCTCCGCGGCGCGCACCGGCTTGAACGTGTTTTCCTCGATCAGGTCGAAGATCGCCACGCGCCTCTCCTGCTCGACATCGGCGTTGCGCCACAGGATGGTCGCCTCGTCGAGTTCGATCTTCGCGATGCGGTGATCGCCGGAAGGGGATGCGGATTCGCTCATCGAAGTTTCCGCCTTCGCAGATGCGAGAGGGTGGCGGCAAGGCTCAAACGCGCCTGGCCTGTCATCCCCGCTATCCACAAGCCCGCACTATCGCCGATGCCTTGCAAAGCGGAGCCAGGAACGTGCAACAGGCGCGGATGGCCGAAACCGACCT
The genomic region above belongs to Qipengyuania spongiae and contains:
- the yidD gene encoding membrane protein insertion efficiency factor YidD — its product is MKRPLIWIAKAWQWGPSRLIPPTCRYSPSCSQYAIEALERHGAIKGGWLALKRIGRCHPWGGHGWDPVP
- the rnpA gene encoding ribonuclease P protein component → MLKRRADFLAANRGLRNAGPGFVLLTHPNGGQGVRYGITVTKKIGNSVVRNRMKRRFRALLRAALPEQGLPDTDHVLIGRDGGVERDFSNLSAELSRALSAAAKGKGDSRRRRRGPRR
- the rpmH gene encoding 50S ribosomal protein L34, producing MKRTFQPSNLVRARRHGFFARKATPGGRKVLRARRKRGRKNLCA
- a CDS encoding alpha/beta hydrolase; this translates as MSRISSLFAAIAALIAALTGAPAAAQGFALVSLPVIWIQPPTVLGPQDVIAAEIFEAPPLDLPLWRPETSETQRFVTTHRPRMATGVLQYGPFRVVDGGKAMLVGETDSDSPRWFEALLRDHPGLTRLEMVECPGTLDDRANMRLGRMIRAAGLATHVPAHGSVRSGAVELFLAGAVQTLEEGAEFAVHSWRDVEGREAADFAPDAPENRAYLDYYREMGMTSAQARAFYDFTNSVPHSDALWLEAEDMRPWLAPEVREEPVDETAPRIAYASLT
- a CDS encoding YifB family Mg chelatase-like AAA ATPase, which encodes MVALVRTVAYLGLEARAVEVQCSIAPGLPKFNIVGLADKAVGESKERVRAALSAMGLALPPKRITINLSPADLPKEGSHYDLPVALALLASMGVTDAEQLGDWVAVGELALDGRIVPSPGVLLAALHASEEEAGLICPRGQGSEAKWASEVPVLAAPDLTALLNHLKGTAQLPAPEAGEVEAGAPGPDLKQVKGQETAKRALEIAAAGAHNLLMIGPPGAGKSLLASCLPGILPDLTATEALEVSMVQSVAGLLEGGRISRARPFRAPHHSASMAALTGGGLKVKPGEVSLAHLGVLFLDELPEFQRAVLDSLRQPLETGKVDVARANAHVSFPAQVQLVAAMNPCRCGHLGDPALACSRAPKCAADYQSKVSGPLLDRIDLHVEVDPVSAADLALPPPAEGTAEVAARVAAARAIQSARAEARGTRTNAGLEGDALERFATPDEQGRALLMQAAEAMRLTARGYTRILRVARTIADLAGSEGVGRIHVAEALSYRRQPPRA
- a CDS encoding GGDEF domain-containing protein, giving the protein MNDTGATSRSFTNTVMSLLSRGGHSAHSERKAGRDLMDRISDFFARHDLEVTAANLLRAHAALSGIDLRLARKIVEREEQDQPVTQAWFDSIAEEEEGRTDDLADFERLNADLNESIESFSRTARTARSAATDYKIALNEHTRSMESPGTTSQLLASLTDLTKALLERTRQAESEMKRSEREAASLRKNLEKAQRAAEIDHLTGLPNRRAFEGLLERHYREARGELEPLCLAFCDIDHFKIVNDTHGHETGDRVIQMIAQALSRASNDNCHVARQGGDEFVLLFRNMTMREAHERLDWVRERLSDRSFVNRTTDEKIGAITFSGGLADVFAYENRRAALRAADEALYRAKGEGRNRIVQAEKER
- a CDS encoding winged helix-turn-helix transcriptional regulator — protein: MGEVREPLRELTECGLPQALEVMGERWSFMILRASFNGLHHFEEFLSELGIARNILSNRLAKLVEHGILARQPMDQDRRKIEYRLTGKGFDLLPAMIALRQWGQKYGAEVVENPVLVDDNDRLPIGPVSILGHDGRVLGPQDLRLVDRASVGQRADGSKAVPKEPAGRGSSIHPGKAKSQSA
- a CDS encoding HAD family hydrolase; this encodes MIEAVVFDVGRVLFEWDLRHLFSRLVPEKAELDRILSEVVTEDWHFEHDRGRTLAEMTAERKALFPADAALIDAYAARFNETIPGPVPGSLEIVSELDEAGVPLFAITNFGAEFWDGFAPDQAVFEKFRDIVVSGREKLAKPDPAIFSLAERRFGLAPGAMLFIDDNAANIEAARQRGWQVHHFTGAANLRADLVRRGLLS
- the ykgO gene encoding type B 50S ribosomal protein L36, with translation MKVRNSLKSLKNRHRDCRVIRRRGRTYVINKTNRRFKARQG
- a CDS encoding DUF4136 domain-containing protein — protein: MIRRILPLSLLSLSLAACATTAPPSPVEVSRFVAQDSIARLGSGTIFVTAEGGLETSAYSAAVARELQRLGYREGPRTSAQQIAEVQVERFVIGASGQRSPVSVGVGGSTGTFGSGVGLGLGINLGGGSQERIGTQMAVRIRDRASGASLWEARAEFDAGRNSDLADREASAQRLASALFRNFPGNNGETYQVRNEV
- a CDS encoding M14 family metallopeptidase, translating into MSSIRIDSSFDSGNIEVLSTTGASARLAIPRDHMSEFKQWFHFRVSGAAGRELELNITGLNDSAYPDGWPDYDAVVSEDREYWGRASSSFDKDADGGTLTIRYTPASDLAWFAYFAPYSMERHHDLVAESAACEGVDYVRLGATLDGQTVDCLELGEGAKQVWLYARQHPGESMAEWWMEGALEVLTDPTDPVAMVLRRECRFHIVPNVNPDGSRRGHLRTNAVGTNLNREWAEPTAEKSPEILAIRNHMDATGVDFAMDVHGDEAIPAAFLAGFEGIPSWTDEQGERFYRYQRILARRTPDFQTELGYPKSKPGTANLAISTNQVAERFGCTAMTLEMPFKDVTSMPDPAQGWSPERSKLLARDCLAALVEWLEPEGD
- a CDS encoding cytidine deaminase, which produces MTDDDLIAAAREAAGSSYSPYSRFPVGAALRFADGSVVTGTNIENASYGLALCAETVAVSKAMADGARGGLEAVAVTGPGNTPITPCGRCRQVLNELAQLGGTDPEILCVGPDEVRRTRLSALLPDAFGPASLD
- a CDS encoding glycoside hydrolase family 25 protein, which produces MRLFGAILLAGLIAAGWLWWEQRTFRPDESVWPDQGALVGARDGPVRMDTLAGLGAKFVYLEASDGARRQDRALAENLAAAREAGLQVGMVHTFDPCIAADGQSANFVTVVPRDAELLPPAILLDRTAEDCPARVTRAAIQSELLTLVNQIEAHAGKPAILAPSEDFEDEYAIASRIDRNLWLTRNRVEPVYGGRPWIMWTANTALETEAAPGPLRWVVVRP
- a CDS encoding UPF0262 family protein; protein product: MSESASPSGDHRIAKIELDEATILWRNADVEQERRVAIFDLIEENTFKPVRAAERGAGGPYHLTLAVMDGRLKLTIADTAGEVLEELVLGLARFRRPIREYFAICDSYYQAIRKATPGEIETIDMARRGIHNRATELLIERLDGKVETDFATARRLFTLICVLHIKV